TCAGTACCGCACGCGTTTGATGTGGTGGGATCGGGAGACCATTGCACGAGAAGCACATGCGGAGGTCTGGGGCCTTATGGAAAGCGACGCGCGTGCGTTGACCGGAAACGGCTATCACTCGTCTGCAGTCGCATAATGGACATCGAAGCTACGACTGCGGGGATCATATTCGAGGGGATAACGATTCATCGGTCTGCCGCGTCGAGTTCCACGTGACCATTATTGTCCCGGCGTGTGACGCACGGTCGCGGCCACTGGATTTGGCAGCGTAGAGGGCGTTGTCGGCGGCGTGCATGAGTGTATCGATGACTTGCTCGACGTGGGGGCTCTCCAACTCACCGTCGATGGTGAGCCGGGGATCGAGGACGGCACGGACGTCTGCAGTGACAGATCCGATACTGACGGTGACCACGCATTCGGAGCGGACACGTTCGAGAATGTTCGATTCGAAACAATGGTTTTCGGTAAGGGGAGTCAATACGAGAAATTCTTCGCCACCGATGCGAGAGACGATCGTTCCTTTCGATCCGGTCTCCTCGGTTGCATGAACGAGGGCATCAGCAATTGTCACGAGTATGAGATCGCCTGCAGCGTGGCCATGACTGTCGTTCACGGCCTTGAAATGGTCGATGTCGATGACATGGGCGGACAACTGACTGCGACTGTCGCACGTCCGGTCGAGCAATGCTTCTACCTGTGTCATCATGCCGCGGCGATTGAGCAGACCGGTGAGTGGATCGGTATTCGCCAGGACATTGAGGCGCTTGTTGACGGTGAGTAGAGACCGGCGAAGGGTCGCGATCAGGATCACCGGTACCAGCACAGACGTTGCTCCCGCACCGATAGCGACAATAGTGACCGCAACGCCTGAGGACGAGAGACTGACGGCCGACAACCACGTCGCCATTGCCACCGAACCTGCCGTGAGAGCGGCAGTCATGCGGGGCGAGGAGCCGGACGCTGCAATTGCAGGTACAACGGCAAGCAGTGACGTTACTGCTCGCGTACCGGCAGGATCGGCGATGAGGTAAGCCGAAATTGCGACACCGATCATGCCGCCGGCACCGAGGACAGCGAACTGCCCATCTGTCAGTTTGCCGACGTGCACGGCGTAGAGCACGGTAATCGCTGTGAAGACGACGATTGCGGTCAGGAGGGGTAGCGCGCCGTCGCGAAGGAACGACGGTGAGATCAGCGCAATTGCCAGTAGCGGCAGCGCCCCAGAGGCGCTCGTGATCACCATCGTTGTCCGCGTATCGAATCGCGTCCAGAACGACTTCGATTCGGACTTGTTTCGGCGCAAGGTCGCACTCATGTATGAATAGCCTCGGTTCGCCGCCGGATGTAGCCGAAAGCATATCGCGGGGACAGTCAGCCCGACGATCTTGATGCCCCGGCGCGGTGGACTTTTTTTCTATCGCCGTGGTGGCAGGCTAGGTCGCGAGCGGGGTTTGCGGCGAGGACTGAATCAGTAGACGTTTGATCACCTTGCCGGTTGCTGTCCGCGGAAGCTCGTCGAGGAACGTGACGTCGCGAGGCACTGAGAATCGGCTCAGCCGATTTCTGATGTAGAGACGAACCATGTCATCGTCCAGTCCTGCGGCGCCGCGCATCACGACGAATGCGGCCAGCCTCTGACCGTATTCCTTGTCCGATACACCTACCACTGCGACCTCGCCGACTTGCGG
This region of Rhodococcus sp. PAMC28707 genomic DNA includes:
- a CDS encoding GGDEF domain-containing protein; the protein is MSATLRRNKSESKSFWTRFDTRTTMVITSASGALPLLAIALISPSFLRDGALPLLTAIVVFTAITVLYAVHVGKLTDGQFAVLGAGGMIGVAISAYLIADPAGTRAVTSLLAVVPAIAASGSSPRMTAALTAGSVAMATWLSAVSLSSSGVAVTIVAIGAGATSVLVPVILIATLRRSLLTVNKRLNVLANTDPLTGLLNRRGMMTQVEALLDRTCDSRSQLSAHVIDIDHFKAVNDSHGHAAGDLILVTIADALVHATEETGSKGTIVSRIGGEEFLVLTPLTENHCFESNILERVRSECVVTVSIGSVTADVRAVLDPRLTIDGELESPHVEQVIDTLMHAADNALYAAKSSGRDRASHAGTIMVTWNSTRQTDESLSPRI